One Triticum dicoccoides isolate Atlit2015 ecotype Zavitan chromosome 5B, WEW_v2.0, whole genome shotgun sequence genomic window carries:
- the LOC119305599 gene encoding uncharacterized protein LOC119305599, which yields MEWNPDGAAGEHDCAKGPDAALVRSLAQERRWKQCPSCRMIVERSYGCNRMTCRCGFVFCYQCGRPMNRGQPGVAGLLEPCRCLDAGLAFAFAHHHQAHHIELDVPPPPLLEHEEAAAVEAAVAMNMLPVWDAEPEPRVPADGPRRRLEEDDGIHQPGPQDDPDVEMENFFY from the exons ATGGAGTGGAACCCGGACGGGGCGGCCGGCGAGCACGACTGCGCCAAGGGCCCCGACGCCGCGCTCGTGAGGAGCCTCGCGCAGGAACGCCGGTGGAAACAGTGCCCGAGCTGCAGGATGATCGTCGAGAGGAGCTACGGATGCAATCGAATGACATGCAG GTGCGGCTTCGTCTTCTGCTACCAGTGCGGGCGCCCCATGAACAGGGGGCAGCCGGGGGTGGCAGGCCTGCTGGAGCCATGCCGGTGCCTCGACGCCGGGCTCGCGTTCGCCTTCGCGCACCACCACCAGGCCCACCACATCGAGCTGGAcgtgccgccgccgcccctgctcgagcacgaggaggcggcggcggtggaggctgcCGTCGCCATGAACATGCTGCCGGTGTGGGACGCAGAGCCGGAGCCGCGCGTCCCCGCAGACGGGCCGCGCCGCCggctggaggaggacgacggcATTCACCAGCCCGGCCCTCAAGATGACCCAGACGTGGAAATGGAAAACTTCTTTTACTAG